Proteins encoded by one window of Salvia splendens isolate huo1 chromosome 14, SspV2, whole genome shotgun sequence:
- the LOC121763399 gene encoding myosin-7B-like isoform X2 — protein sequence MVDFLQIQCSEIESRKRKLDAAWDSVSVRMRGADFREAALDKRERELEERERRFFMFEDAKMRELASHEQELEHRHAAVVKRVRFLDMERAEVGVVRRRAGERLAKIEADKQSLMFERQTLAEEEERFDAMIDALKEKELFIEENMRGIALKKENLEEKWKEIGEEQARLADEKSRDQKLFKHYFMERIEVAENKLEQVRLKMDDKFGEIECRDNAGWESLALSIKEADLVRESVEKKLEELEWMRTEFISFQEEKARELASKEQLLDAMSEKLVKDAELMNQELIEREKLGHSLLERLQLAKENVEGLKTSVENRFYEADEKMRKLASRSEKVFRDAELMNEELIEREKLGRQLLERLCSVKDSVEGLKAAADQRFIEVSLKETDLDSLQNWVEKKMDEADFKKREVEEQERRIAEKEGRLIAKEKELEDRHKVRLEKLDSRENSLKEFTRNCFKEHRAIKRELRTEKDLVEKRARDLDEREQRLYHTLEELEIKEKQMRYSFNVLEYKHHHPTDVFIAPIEIEPDESADLKFMVRMDGKTLQMFLNDRENEFESMVDEIFKVLHLSSDPAKLVLDAMAGFYPPRLREEDVEYNVRRTCIILLGQLLKLSPTIKPHVREEAIELATSWKSQLKAAPQIAKSQEVLGFLCLLSAFDLASYFDEDDLSSFLMVGQHKEALVLE from the coding sequence ATGGTGGATTTTCTGCAAATACAATGCTCAGAGATTGAGTCGAGGAAGCGGAAATTGGACGCGGCTTGGGACTCGGTGTCGGTGAGGATGCGTGGCGCCGATTTTCGCGAAGCAGCGCTGGATAAACGGGAGCGGGAattggaggagagagagaggaggttCTTCATGTTCGAAGACGCGAAAATGAGGGAACTGGCCTCTCACGAACAGGAGCTGGAACATCGTCACGCTGCGGTGGTGAAGCGTGTTCGGTTCCTTGATATGGAAAGGGCTGAAGTGGGAGTAGTTAGGCGGCGGGCGGGAGAGAGGTTAGCGAAGATTGAGGCTGATAAACAGAGCTTGATGTTTGAAAGACAAACTTtagcggaggaggaggagagatTTGATGCGATGATCGATGCGTTGAAGGAGAAAGAGTTGTTCATAGAGGAGAACATGAGAGGAATTGCATTGAAAAAAGAGAATTTGGAGGAGAAGTGGAAAGAGATTGGTGAGGAGCAGGCTAGATTGGCTGATGAAAAGTCTAGGGACCAAAAACTGTTTAAGCATTATTTCATGGAGAGAATTGAGGTGGCAGAAAATAAGCTTGAGCAGGTGAGGTTGAAGATGGATGACAAGTTTGGGGAGATTGAATGTAGGGACAATGCGGGTTGGGAATCATTGGCGTTGAGTATAAAAGAAGCTGATTTGGTTAGGGAATCGGTGGAGAAAAAGTTGGAGGAGTTGGAGTGGATGAGAACAGAATTCATTTCATTCCAAGAGGAGAAAGCTAGAGAGTTGGCTTCGAAAGAGCAGCTACTGGATGCAATGAGTGAAAAGCTTGTCAAGGATGCCGAGTTGATGAATCAAGAATTAATAGAACGAGAGAAGTTGGGGCACTCGCTTTTGGAAAGGCTACAGTTGGCTAAAGAAAATGTGGAGGGGCTAAAGACAAGTGTTGAGAATAGATTCTATGAAGCTGATGAGAAAATGAGGAAGCTGGCTTCAAGAAGTGAAAAGGTCTTTAGGGATGCCGAGTTAATGAATGAAGAGTTGATAGAACGAGAGAAGTTGGGGCGTCAGCTTCTTGAGAGGTTATGTTCGGTAAAGGATTCTGTGGAGGGATTGAAGGCAGCAGCTGATCAGAGATTTATAGAAGTCTCTTTGAAGGAAACTGATTTGGATTCACTTCAAAATTGGGTTGAGAAGAAAATGGATGAGGCTGACTTCAAGAAAAGAGAAGTCGAGGAGCAAGAACGCAGAATTGCAGAAAAGGAAGGGCGTCTGATCGCTAAGGAAAAGGAACTTGAAGATAGACACAAAGTTAGGTTGGAGAAGCTAGATTCAAGAGAGAATTCTCTGAAAGAATTTACGCGTAATTGCTTCAAGGAACATCGTGCTATCAAAAGGGAGTTACGAACTGAGAAAGATTTGGTTGAGAAACGTGCTAGAGATCTTGATGAAAGAGAGCAACGTCTCTACCACACACTAGAGGAGCTTGAAATCAAGGAAAAACAGATGAGGTATAGTTTCAATGTCCTTGAATATAAACACCACCACCCAACTGATGTCTTCATTGCCCCCATTGAGATCGAACCAGATGAGTCTGCAGACTTGAAGTTCATGGTGAGAATGGATGGTAAAACCTTGCAGATGTTTCTAAATGACAGGGAAAATGAGTTTGAATCAATGGTCGATGAAATCTTCAAAGTTCTTCACCTATCTTCTGATCCGGCAAAGTTGGTTCTAGATGCGATGGCGGGGTTTTACCCTCCACGTTTAAGGGAAGAAGACGTGGAGTACAATGTTAGGAGAACCTGTATAATTCTGTTGGGGCAGCTTCTGAAATTGTCTCCTACCATCAAACCTCATGTTAGGGAAGAAGCAATAGAACTTGCTACTTCATGGAAGTCTCAATTGAAAGCTGCTCCTCAAATTGCAAAGTCACAGGAGGTTTTAGGATTCTTGTGCCTGTTGTCTGCATTTGATCTAGCCTCCTATTTTGATGAAGATGATCTTTCTAGTTTCCTGATGGTAGGTCAGCATAAAGAAGCACTTGTCTTGGAGTGA
- the LOC121764601 gene encoding protein CUP-SHAPED COTYLEDON 3-like yields the protein MGLRDIGETLPPGFKFYPSDEELVCHYLHKKITNEQVLRGTLVEIDLHVCEPWQLPDVAKLNSKEWYFFSFRDRKYATGFRTNRATTSGYWKATGKDRTVLDPRTKGVIGMRKTLVFHKNRAPNGTKTGWIMHEFRLENPHVPPKEDWVLCRVFYKSRSENNKNLMSQHNFEDNLTISSTNNERVNFTASLFNHHIGNPKPNLNPNPSTSPGLDFDLSCDHPMNHQPHCSSSHESHDYIHNKLGDRSTRCEDDYGFLFDFDGSNVVPSSLEDMRFVDDSSLVFI from the exons ATGGGGCTACGAGACATTGGCGAGACGCTACCACCGGGTTTCAAGTTTTATCCGAGCGACGAGGAGCTCGTTTGTCATTATCTCCACAAAAAGATCACTAATGAGCAAGTTCTAAGAGGCACTTTGGTAGAAATCGATCTCCATGTTTGCGAGCCATGGCAGCTTCCCG ATGTGGCCAAGTTGAACTCCAAGGAGTGGTACTTCTTTAGCTTCCGGGATCGGAAATATGCGACCGGCTTTAGAACCAACCGTGCCACCACCTCCGGCTATTGGAAGGCTACGGGGAAAGATCGGACAGTGCTCGATCCCCGGACAAAGGGCGTCATCGGGATGAGGAAAACTTTGGTGTTTCACAAAAATAGAGCTCCTAATGGGACCAAAACCGGATGGATTATGCACGAATTTCGCCTTGAAAACCCACATGTCCCACCTAAG GAAGATTGGGTACTATGCAGAGTGTTCTACAAATCAAGAAGTGAAAATAACAAGAATCTCATGAGCCAACATAATTTCGAAGACAATTTGACTATTTCCTCCACAAATAATGAGCGTGTCAACTTTACAGCTTCATTGTTCAATCACCATATAGGCAACCCTAAACCTAACcttaaccctaaccctagcacCTCTCCCGGGCTCGATTTCGACCTATCTTGTGACCATCCCATGAACCACCAGCCTCATTGCTCGAGCTCTCATGAGTCTCATGACTATATCCACAACAAATTGGGTGATCGGTCTACAAGGTGTGAGGATGACTACGGATTCTTGTTCGATTTCGATGGCTCAAACGTGGTGCCATCGAGCCTTGAAGATATGCGGTTTGTTGATGATAGTAGCTTAGTTTTCATCTAA
- the LOC121763399 gene encoding myosin-7B-like isoform X1: MEKTLEGLSKRAAVTERMVDFLQIQCSEIESRKRKLDAAWDSVSVRMRGADFREAALDKRERELEERERRFFMFEDAKMRELASHEQELEHRHAAVVKRVRFLDMERAEVGVVRRRAGERLAKIEADKQSLMFERQTLAEEEERFDAMIDALKEKELFIEENMRGIALKKENLEEKWKEIGEEQARLADEKSRDQKLFKHYFMERIEVAENKLEQVRLKMDDKFGEIECRDNAGWESLALSIKEADLVRESVEKKLEELEWMRTEFISFQEEKARELASKEQLLDAMSEKLVKDAELMNQELIEREKLGHSLLERLQLAKENVEGLKTSVENRFYEADEKMRKLASRSEKVFRDAELMNEELIEREKLGRQLLERLCSVKDSVEGLKAAADQRFIEVSLKETDLDSLQNWVEKKMDEADFKKREVEEQERRIAEKEGRLIAKEKELEDRHKVRLEKLDSRENSLKEFTRNCFKEHRAIKRELRTEKDLVEKRARDLDEREQRLYHTLEELEIKEKQMRYSFNVLEYKHHHPTDVFIAPIEIEPDESADLKFMVRMDGKTLQMFLNDRENEFESMVDEIFKVLHLSSDPAKLVLDAMAGFYPPRLREEDVEYNVRRTCIILLGQLLKLSPTIKPHVREEAIELATSWKSQLKAAPQIAKSQEVLGFLCLLSAFDLASYFDEDDLSSFLMVGQHKEALVLE; the protein is encoded by the coding sequence ATGGAGAAGACTCTGGAAGGTCTGAGCAAGCGCGCCGCTGTAACTGAGAGAATGGTGGATTTTCTGCAAATACAATGCTCAGAGATTGAGTCGAGGAAGCGGAAATTGGACGCGGCTTGGGACTCGGTGTCGGTGAGGATGCGTGGCGCCGATTTTCGCGAAGCAGCGCTGGATAAACGGGAGCGGGAattggaggagagagagaggaggttCTTCATGTTCGAAGACGCGAAAATGAGGGAACTGGCCTCTCACGAACAGGAGCTGGAACATCGTCACGCTGCGGTGGTGAAGCGTGTTCGGTTCCTTGATATGGAAAGGGCTGAAGTGGGAGTAGTTAGGCGGCGGGCGGGAGAGAGGTTAGCGAAGATTGAGGCTGATAAACAGAGCTTGATGTTTGAAAGACAAACTTtagcggaggaggaggagagatTTGATGCGATGATCGATGCGTTGAAGGAGAAAGAGTTGTTCATAGAGGAGAACATGAGAGGAATTGCATTGAAAAAAGAGAATTTGGAGGAGAAGTGGAAAGAGATTGGTGAGGAGCAGGCTAGATTGGCTGATGAAAAGTCTAGGGACCAAAAACTGTTTAAGCATTATTTCATGGAGAGAATTGAGGTGGCAGAAAATAAGCTTGAGCAGGTGAGGTTGAAGATGGATGACAAGTTTGGGGAGATTGAATGTAGGGACAATGCGGGTTGGGAATCATTGGCGTTGAGTATAAAAGAAGCTGATTTGGTTAGGGAATCGGTGGAGAAAAAGTTGGAGGAGTTGGAGTGGATGAGAACAGAATTCATTTCATTCCAAGAGGAGAAAGCTAGAGAGTTGGCTTCGAAAGAGCAGCTACTGGATGCAATGAGTGAAAAGCTTGTCAAGGATGCCGAGTTGATGAATCAAGAATTAATAGAACGAGAGAAGTTGGGGCACTCGCTTTTGGAAAGGCTACAGTTGGCTAAAGAAAATGTGGAGGGGCTAAAGACAAGTGTTGAGAATAGATTCTATGAAGCTGATGAGAAAATGAGGAAGCTGGCTTCAAGAAGTGAAAAGGTCTTTAGGGATGCCGAGTTAATGAATGAAGAGTTGATAGAACGAGAGAAGTTGGGGCGTCAGCTTCTTGAGAGGTTATGTTCGGTAAAGGATTCTGTGGAGGGATTGAAGGCAGCAGCTGATCAGAGATTTATAGAAGTCTCTTTGAAGGAAACTGATTTGGATTCACTTCAAAATTGGGTTGAGAAGAAAATGGATGAGGCTGACTTCAAGAAAAGAGAAGTCGAGGAGCAAGAACGCAGAATTGCAGAAAAGGAAGGGCGTCTGATCGCTAAGGAAAAGGAACTTGAAGATAGACACAAAGTTAGGTTGGAGAAGCTAGATTCAAGAGAGAATTCTCTGAAAGAATTTACGCGTAATTGCTTCAAGGAACATCGTGCTATCAAAAGGGAGTTACGAACTGAGAAAGATTTGGTTGAGAAACGTGCTAGAGATCTTGATGAAAGAGAGCAACGTCTCTACCACACACTAGAGGAGCTTGAAATCAAGGAAAAACAGATGAGGTATAGTTTCAATGTCCTTGAATATAAACACCACCACCCAACTGATGTCTTCATTGCCCCCATTGAGATCGAACCAGATGAGTCTGCAGACTTGAAGTTCATGGTGAGAATGGATGGTAAAACCTTGCAGATGTTTCTAAATGACAGGGAAAATGAGTTTGAATCAATGGTCGATGAAATCTTCAAAGTTCTTCACCTATCTTCTGATCCGGCAAAGTTGGTTCTAGATGCGATGGCGGGGTTTTACCCTCCACGTTTAAGGGAAGAAGACGTGGAGTACAATGTTAGGAGAACCTGTATAATTCTGTTGGGGCAGCTTCTGAAATTGTCTCCTACCATCAAACCTCATGTTAGGGAAGAAGCAATAGAACTTGCTACTTCATGGAAGTCTCAATTGAAAGCTGCTCCTCAAATTGCAAAGTCACAGGAGGTTTTAGGATTCTTGTGCCTGTTGTCTGCATTTGATCTAGCCTCCTATTTTGATGAAGATGATCTTTCTAGTTTCCTGATGGTAGGTCAGCATAAAGAAGCACTTGTCTTGGAGTGA